One Silene latifolia isolate original U9 population chromosome 4, ASM4854445v1, whole genome shotgun sequence DNA segment encodes these proteins:
- the LOC141652049 gene encoding WAT1-related protein At3g18200 translates to MANLSKCSEKVKLLVGLLTLQLCFAGFHIVSRLALNIGVSKVVYPVYRNIIALVLLGPIAYFLERKERPRLTFSLAIEFFFLALIGVTANQGFYILGLYYASPTFASAMQNSVPAITFVLAALLRLEHVNLLKKEGLAKVLGTVASVGGAMIITLYKGSPLLHIADQTQNNSSTNQDLFFETNKMQNWTWGCIFLLGHCFSWAGWMVYQASVLKKYPAKLSLTSYTCFFGLIQFLVIAAFAETDTQHWKIASGEELFTILYAGIVSSGIVISLQTWCIHKGGPVCVAVFQPVQTILVAIMAALILGDQLYSGGIFGAILITLGLYSVLWGKTTEYKNANQESSEDQLRKHLIEGRKETQEDSVTSDIP, encoded by the exons atgGCAAATTTGAGCAAGTGTTCAGAGAAAGTAAAGTTACTTGTGGGATTACTTACCTTACAATTATGTTTTGCTGGGTTTCATATTGTTTCTCGACTTGCCCTTAATATTGGTGTTAGTAAAGTCGTTTACCCGGTTTACCGGAACATCATTGCACTCGTTTTATTAGGTCCAATCGCCTATTTTCTCGAGAG GAAAGAAAGGCCGCGTCTCACATTCTCCTTGGCTATCGAATTCTTCTTCCTAGCATTAATAGG GGTGACAGCAAACCAAGGATTTTACATTTTGGGTTTGTATTATGCATCGCCAACTTTTGCATCCGCAATGCAAAATTCAGTCCCTGCAATCACATTTGTGCTAGCCGCTCTACTAAG ATTAGAGCATGTTAACCTGTTAAAAAAAGAAGGGCTAGCGAAAGTACTAGGAACAGTTGCAAGTGTTGGAGGAGCGATGATTATAACATTGTACAAAGGATCTCCTCTGTTGCACATTGCAGATCAGACTCAAAACAATTCTTCGACAAACCAAGACTTGTTTTTCGAGACTAATAAGATGCAAAATTGGACATGGGGTTGTATTTTCCTTCTAGGGCATTGCTTCTCTTGGGCTGGTTGGATGGTTTATCAG GCATCAGTGTTGAAGAAATATCCAGCTAAACTCTCATTAACTTCATACACATGCTTCTTTGGACTGATTCAATTCCTAGTTATCGCGGCGTTTGCAGAAACAGATACCCAGCACTGGAAAATAGCATCAGGAGAAGAGCTTTTCACCATTTTGTACGCG GGGATCGTCTCGTCCGGAATTGTGATTTCTCTTCAAACATGGTGCATTCACAAAGGTGGCCCTGTATGTGTTGCTGTATTTCAACCTGTACAAACAATCCTGGTTGCTATTATGGCAGCTTTGATTCTTGGTGATCAACTCTATTCCGGCGG GATATTTGGTGCAATTCTTATAACACTTGGGCTATACTCAGTACTATGGGGTAAAACAACAGAATACAAAAATGCAAACCAAGAATCATCAGAAGACCAATTAAGAAAGCATCTTATAGAAGGCAGAAAAGAGACACAAGAAGATTCTGTCACTTCTGACATACCATGA